One Natrinema longum genomic window, ATGACTTCGGGATTGTCGGTGAACGCGGCGGTGATCGGCTCCGCGGCGAGCCACGCCACGACGCCCAGCGCCCCGAGGACGACGAGCATCGTCCGGGCGGCGAAGTCCGCCGCGGCTTTCGCCCGGTCGGGTTTGCCCGCGCCGACGTTCTGACCGGTCATCGTCTCGACGCCGCGGGCGACCGCGATCGCCGGCAGGAAGATGACCGAGAAGACGCGGGTCCCGATCCCGTAGGCCGCCACGACCGTGTCCGGGAAGAACGCGACGATCACCAACAACAGGTTGATCGACAGCGCCCGGCCCATCCCCTCGATCGAGGCGGGGAAGCCGATGCTCACGAGCTTCTTCGCGAACGAGAGGTCGGGCCGCATCTGGGCCAGTCGGATCCGGACGCCCCGGACGCCGCTGAACATGATGGCCAGCCCGACCACGAGCGCGAGCGAGCGCGAGAAGACCGTCGCGATCGCCGCGCCCTCGATCCCGAGTTCGGGGAACGGCCCCCAGCCGAAGATCATGAACGGGTCGAGGATCACGTTGAGCAGGACCGAGCCGAACATCACGAGCATCGGCGTGATCGTGTCGCCGTAGCCCCGCATCAAGGCGATGAAGACGAAGAAGCCGAACATGAAGGGCATGCCAAGCGAGATGACCTGCATGTAGTCGGTCGCCAGCGGCAACACGGCCTCGGAGGCACCGAGCAGGCCGAGCAGTTCCTCGACGAAGACGTAGCCGACGACGCCGAGTAGCAGCGCCGCGAGCAACGACAGCGCGACGGTCTGGGAGGCGGCGTACTCGGCGTCGGACTCCTCGTCGGCACCGATATACTGGGCGACGAGGACGCTCCCGGCCACCGAGAGCCCCATCCCGACCGAAATGAGCAGAAAGACCATCGGGAACGCGAAGCTGATCGCCGCCAGCGCCTCGGTGCTGTACTGGCCCAGCCAGAACGTGTCGATGAGGTTGTACGCCGTCTGCAACAGGTTCGTTACGATGATCGGCAGCGACAGGTAGAACAACGGTTTCGCGATC contains:
- a CDS encoding MATE family efflux transporter, producing the protein MSLLDRLVGWIERQILDPLSGLFKGREEFDLTSGGIAKPLFYLSLPIIVTNLLQTAYNLIDTFWLGQYSTEALAAISFAFPMVFLLISVGMGLSVAGSVLVAQYIGADEESDAEYAASQTVALSLLAALLLGVVGYVFVEELLGLLGASEAVLPLATDYMQVISLGMPFMFGFFVFIALMRGYGDTITPMLVMFGSVLLNVILDPFMIFGWGPFPELGIEGAAIATVFSRSLALVVGLAIMFSGVRGVRIRLAQMRPDLSFAKKLVSIGFPASIEGMGRALSINLLLVIVAFFPDTVVAAYGIGTRVFSVIFLPAIAVARGVETMTGQNVGAGKPDRAKAAADFAARTMLVVLGALGVVAWLAAEPITAAFTDNPEVIEIGTTFIRYVAPSFGFIGVMRAYNGSFRGTGKTLTAAAIVIVIYALVRLPIAYGLATAYDYRGIWVAFAVSNVVGAALAYGWYRRGTWRDADVTDEPMAPGPGDNLEVGEASTDD